A single genomic interval of Mucilaginibacter boryungensis harbors:
- a CDS encoding SusC/RagA family TonB-linked outer membrane protein encodes MKKRCTHILFKPISKKSGIARLKNNAAVLLLLLLFSVFTIPAWAQNAIKVTGVVKDNKGATLPGVSVKVKGTTVGTLTDIDGKYSLNVPNTSAILVFSYVSFNTKEVTVGSNKAIDVILTDASTDLSEIVVTGYGQSVTKRDLTGSIATVSAKQIEERQPVNLADALQGQIAGAQVVTDGGDPFSQGTIQIRGASSLNSTGNGPLYVIDGVINNDANFLNPADIASIEVLKDASSVAIYGSRGANGVIIITTKRGKEGKPNVRVDYYHLFGKLAHKLHTVSANDLRYYRSQRGDGNATLIDSTNHYLNADNDYQDLLFRTGNKDNLSVSVSGGQKGLTYYTGVNYYSDKSIAINSYAQNVRVTSNVDYQGSEKLKISNNLSYSYITGNSIDVGSSAKQVFERNPWTSLYKPDGTYNGYIESKRNPVAQAVYGQNVPTNISVQDNIMVNYQLLKELRFTTSFNSRLDNKNTAKFTPDIITNGSAGPNSGSNELDKILTYEFQAFLNYNKTFVKDHHVTGLLAFTRDRTREDDYQFAGTNYLSELVHTTNVATLNLANGATAYDATYYGSESVFGRLGYDYKGRYFINGTLRRDGSSRFGPDNKWGNFYAGAIAWRFSDEPFMAWTKNWLDDGKLRYTIGTAGNDRVGNFTYSSFIDFGGGSYNGSNIAYPDTQIGNPTIKWESTKTQNFGLDLTLLKGRLTITPEYYIKATYGLLYPKKTPEESGVVQGSINLGNIESRGFELAISGTPISKKDLSWNVNANITIQNAAVVKSLADHQPYIVSTSFQIKEGGHVGDFYLLKNLGVYQYDVSNAYAADGSRLTPVGVVVDKATNTSTATGYTLNGQPYTGPIHQISRNGYVLKGGNTMWQDTNNDGVINDDDRIITGNAIPKFFFGINNYVKYKGFSLNFLFNGSFGNKVYNSVANGQNAFSSTYSPPTYAAIYNSWHNQGDVVTYPNFRTINKDQYGDISNGINSLYMEDGSFIRLSSAKLTYDLGARLASKIKSRSIQLYIYGNNLATWTNYDWYDPEFTSSNVLSQGIDGGKYPRRREVGIGAVVNF; translated from the coding sequence ATGAAAAAAAGATGTACTCACATTTTATTTAAACCTATTTCAAAAAAATCGGGAATAGCCCGATTAAAAAACAATGCGGCAGTACTATTGCTGTTATTGCTGTTCAGTGTATTTACCATCCCGGCCTGGGCGCAAAATGCTATTAAAGTTACCGGTGTTGTTAAGGATAATAAAGGAGCTACCCTGCCAGGGGTTAGTGTAAAAGTAAAGGGTACCACGGTAGGTACGTTAACAGATATTGACGGGAAGTACAGTCTTAACGTACCTAATACCTCGGCAATATTGGTATTTAGCTATGTAAGCTTTAATACCAAGGAAGTAACTGTTGGCAGTAACAAAGCTATTGATGTAATCCTGACAGACGCTTCTACAGATCTAAGCGAAATTGTTGTAACTGGCTACGGGCAATCGGTAACCAAGCGCGATTTAACAGGATCTATTGCTACTGTAAGCGCCAAACAAATCGAAGAACGCCAGCCAGTTAACTTGGCAGACGCTTTACAGGGGCAAATTGCTGGTGCACAGGTTGTTACAGATGGTGGCGATCCATTCTCGCAGGGAACCATCCAGATTCGCGGTGCTTCATCACTAAATAGCACTGGTAACGGGCCACTATATGTAATTGACGGAGTTATTAACAATGATGCTAACTTTTTGAACCCAGCTGATATTGCTTCAATTGAGGTATTGAAGGATGCATCTTCTGTAGCCATTTACGGTTCACGCGGAGCTAACGGCGTAATTATCATCACCACCAAAAGGGGTAAGGAAGGCAAGCCAAATGTAAGGGTAGATTACTATCACCTGTTTGGAAAGCTTGCACATAAACTGCATACCGTGTCGGCTAACGATTTGCGTTACTACCGTTCGCAACGCGGGGATGGTAATGCTACGCTTATTGATTCGACCAACCATTACCTGAATGCCGATAATGATTACCAGGACCTGTTGTTCAGAACCGGCAATAAAGATAATTTGAGTGTAAGCGTGAGCGGCGGTCAAAAAGGATTGACTTATTATACGGGTGTAAACTATTATTCAGACAAATCTATTGCGATTAATAGCTATGCTCAAAATGTACGGGTAACGTCAAACGTTGATTATCAGGGAAGTGAGAAACTTAAAATAAGCAATAATCTGTCTTATTCCTACATCACCGGTAATAGTATTGATGTTGGTTCATCGGCTAAACAAGTGTTTGAACGTAATCCGTGGACGTCGCTTTATAAGCCGGATGGTACTTATAATGGATATATCGAGTCAAAAAGAAACCCTGTAGCACAAGCGGTATATGGACAAAATGTACCTACGAATATTAGCGTACAGGATAATATCATGGTAAACTACCAGTTGTTAAAGGAGCTGAGGTTCACCACATCATTTAATAGTAGACTGGACAATAAAAACACTGCCAAATTCACGCCCGATATTATAACTAATGGTAGTGCGGGGCCCAATTCAGGCAGTAACGAGTTAGATAAGATACTAACTTATGAATTCCAGGCTTTTTTAAACTATAATAAAACATTTGTAAAAGATCATCACGTTACTGGTTTACTGGCATTTACCCGCGACAGGACCCGGGAAGATGATTACCAGTTTGCCGGTACCAACTATTTGAGCGAACTGGTACATACCACCAATGTAGCCACGCTTAATTTAGCCAACGGCGCCACAGCATATGATGCTACCTATTATGGGTCAGAATCTGTATTTGGCCGCCTGGGTTACGATTATAAAGGGAGGTATTTTATTAACGGAACCTTAAGGCGCGATGGTTCAAGCAGGTTTGGACCGGATAACAAATGGGGCAACTTTTACGCCGGCGCTATAGCATGGCGTTTCTCTGACGAGCCTTTTATGGCATGGACTAAAAACTGGCTGGATGATGGTAAATTACGTTATACCATAGGTACAGCAGGTAACGACAGGGTGGGTAACTTTACCTATTCATCTTTTATTGATTTTGGTGGAGGTAGCTATAATGGCAGCAATATTGCCTATCCCGATACGCAAATTGGTAATCCTACTATTAAATGGGAATCAACCAAAACGCAAAATTTTGGTTTAGACCTAACCCTGCTAAAAGGCCGGTTAACTATAACTCCTGAGTACTATATTAAAGCCACTTATGGGTTATTGTACCCAAAGAAAACACCTGAAGAATCGGGTGTAGTACAAGGTTCTATCAACTTGGGTAATATCGAAAGCCGTGGGTTTGAATTAGCTATAAGCGGTACTCCAATAAGCAAAAAAGACCTTTCATGGAATGTTAATGCTAATATTACTATCCAGAATGCAGCCGTAGTAAAATCACTGGCCGATCATCAGCCATACATTGTTAGTACATCATTCCAGATAAAAGAAGGCGGGCATGTAGGCGATTTCTATCTGCTTAAAAACTTAGGGGTTTACCAGTACGATGTATCTAACGCCTATGCAGCGGATGGAAGCCGCTTAACCCCAGTTGGCGTGGTGGTTGATAAGGCTACCAATACATCAACTGCAACCGGTTATACTTTAAATGGCCAGCCTTACACCGGCCCTATTCATCAGATATCCCGAAACGGTTATGTGCTTAAAGGTGGTAACACCATGTGGCAGGATACCAATAATGATGGTGTTATTAATGATGATGACCGTATAATTACCGGTAATGCTATACCTAAATTCTTCTTTGGTATAAATAACTACGTTAAATACAAAGGTTTTAGCCTGAACTTCTTGTTCAACGGTTCATTTGGTAATAAAGTTTATAACTCCGTGGCTAACGGACAAAATGCATTTAGTTCAACCTATTCGCCGCCTACTTATGCCGCTATTTACAATTCATGGCATAACCAGGGCGATGTTGTTACTTACCCCAACTTTAGGACTATAAATAAGGATCAATATGGCGATATTAGTAATGGTATTAATAGCCTGTATATGGAAGATGGTTCGTTTATCCGTTTATCAAGCGCTAAACTGACTTATGACCTGGGAGCAAGACTGGCTTCCAAAATCAAATCCAGATCCATTCAGCTATATATTTATGGTAACAACCTGGCCACGTGGACAAATTACGACTGGTACGATCCGGAGTTTACATCATCTAACGTACTTTCACAAGGGATAGATGGTGGTAAATACCCACGCCGCAGAGAAGTGGGTATAGGTGCGGTTGTGAATTTTTAA
- a CDS encoding glycoside hydrolase family 2 protein codes for MIPVRKLKSLLILLLATAGHITIAQQKTRLINNWEFVRQDLGGVWEAVRPVTPGNPESLPIWDKVNLPHCFNARDAVDPDVNYYQGPGWYRTTLNINNPYANGRTLLHFEGAGQKTDVYVYTTKVTSHLGGYDEWTADITKAVEDFKKTDVFNKQFKGKVPVEIRCDNSRDLESIPSQLSDFNVYGGIYRYLNLVYVPALSLDKIFASAEVDKAGVLGKLDIKARFYNPGNSQSAQGKIEITDPQGKVIASAPYNLNAINTDVKLAGFQVKKPKLWSPADPALYKVTVTVKSGDQTFTQTEKVGFRNFEFVDNGPFNLNGKRLLLRGTHRHEDNAGVAEAMTEDMMVKEMQLMKDMGVNFIRLGHYQQSRIILNLCDSLGILVWEEEPWCRGGLGGEVYKNQARAMLTNMIEQHYNHPAIILWGLGNENDWAGDFPEFDKAKIHAFMAEQNDRAHQLDPSRKTTIRRCDFCADVPDVYSPSIWAGWYRGIYTEYKKTTEEEFKKVKHFFHAEWGGDSHALRHSENPDNALSKVKTGTGTDERLGDASLVGGAARVSKDGDWSESYICNLFDWHLKEQETMPWLTGSAFWIFKDFSTPIRPDNPIPYMNQKGVVERDMTPKESYYVFQSYWTEKPMAHIYGHTWPIRWGEAGEYKMVKVYSNCDNAELFVNGKSMGIKKRNSQDFPAAGLHWQVTFNKGKNNIKVIAHKGKTTVTDEIDQEYQTDKWDKPAHMVFQKIAEVNGIITVQVKLVDSKGIQCLDAVNWVNFSLAGDGKLLDDLGTSSGSRKVQVYNGRAIISLKTNGGKSVVGVASPGLQSVFINL; via the coding sequence ATGATACCTGTGAGAAAATTAAAGTCGCTGCTTATTCTATTATTGGCCACTGCCGGCCATATTACTATTGCCCAGCAAAAAACCCGGTTAATAAACAACTGGGAATTTGTGCGCCAGGATTTAGGCGGTGTGTGGGAGGCCGTACGCCCGGTAACCCCAGGCAACCCAGAAAGCCTGCCCATATGGGATAAAGTGAACCTGCCGCATTGTTTTAACGCCCGCGATGCTGTAGATCCTGATGTAAATTATTACCAGGGCCCGGGTTGGTATCGTACCACACTGAATATTAATAATCCCTATGCTAATGGCCGTACGCTTCTGCATTTTGAAGGTGCCGGACAAAAAACCGATGTATATGTATACACCACTAAAGTAACATCGCACCTGGGCGGGTATGATGAATGGACTGCCGACATTACTAAAGCGGTTGAAGATTTTAAAAAGACCGACGTTTTCAATAAACAATTTAAGGGTAAAGTACCTGTCGAGATCCGCTGCGATAACTCGCGCGATTTGGAAAGTATACCATCTCAGCTGTCGGATTTTAACGTTTATGGGGGCATTTACCGCTACCTGAATTTGGTTTATGTGCCGGCACTGTCGTTAGATAAGATCTTCGCTTCAGCGGAGGTTGATAAGGCAGGCGTTTTAGGCAAACTGGATATTAAAGCGAGGTTTTATAATCCGGGCAACAGCCAATCGGCCCAAGGCAAAATTGAAATAACAGACCCCCAGGGTAAAGTTATCGCATCAGCACCCTATAATTTAAACGCGATAAATACGGATGTAAAACTGGCGGGTTTCCAGGTGAAAAAGCCAAAGTTATGGTCGCCTGCCGACCCTGCTTTGTATAAAGTAACCGTTACGGTAAAATCGGGCGACCAAACTTTCACACAAACCGAGAAAGTAGGTTTCCGCAATTTTGAATTTGTTGATAACGGGCCATTTAACCTGAATGGAAAACGCTTGTTATTGCGCGGCACCCATCGCCACGAGGATAATGCCGGGGTTGCAGAGGCCATGACCGAAGATATGATGGTGAAGGAAATGCAATTGATGAAGGATATGGGTGTCAACTTTATACGTTTAGGGCACTACCAGCAATCGCGCATTATTTTGAACCTGTGCGATAGCCTGGGTATACTGGTTTGGGAAGAAGAGCCCTGGTGCCGCGGCGGTTTAGGCGGCGAAGTCTATAAAAACCAGGCCCGCGCCATGCTGACCAATATGATTGAACAACACTACAATCACCCGGCTATTATTTTATGGGGTTTAGGTAACGAGAACGATTGGGCGGGCGATTTTCCTGAATTCGACAAAGCCAAGATACACGCGTTTATGGCCGAGCAGAATGACCGTGCCCATCAGCTCGATCCGTCGCGCAAAACCACCATCCGCCGTTGCGATTTTTGTGCCGATGTGCCCGATGTATATTCACCTTCTATCTGGGCTGGCTGGTATCGCGGTATTTATACTGAATACAAAAAAACCACTGAAGAAGAATTTAAAAAAGTGAAGCATTTTTTCCATGCCGAATGGGGCGGGGATAGTCATGCCTTACGCCATTCGGAGAACCCGGATAATGCATTAAGCAAAGTAAAAACCGGCACAGGAACCGATGAGCGCCTAGGCGATGCATCGCTGGTTGGCGGCGCGGCCCGTGTTTCAAAAGACGGCGACTGGAGCGAAAGCTATATCTGTAACCTGTTCGACTGGCATCTGAAAGAGCAGGAAACGATGCCCTGGTTAACCGGTTCGGCATTTTGGATATTTAAGGATTTTTCAACGCCTATCCGCCCGGATAACCCTATCCCTTACATGAACCAGAAAGGGGTGGTTGAAAGAGATATGACGCCGAAGGAATCGTACTACGTATTCCAGTCGTACTGGACGGAAAAACCTATGGCGCATATCTACGGTCATACCTGGCCTATCCGCTGGGGTGAAGCCGGGGAATATAAAATGGTGAAAGTTTATTCTAACTGTGATAATGCCGAACTATTTGTAAACGGCAAAAGCATGGGCATTAAAAAGCGCAACAGCCAGGATTTTCCTGCGGCGGGGCTACATTGGCAGGTAACATTTAACAAAGGCAAAAACAATATTAAAGTAATTGCACACAAAGGGAAAACAACAGTAACCGACGAAATAGACCAGGAATATCAAACTGATAAGTGGGATAAACCAGCGCACATGGTGTTTCAGAAAATTGCCGAAGTTAACGGCATAATTACCGTACAGGTAAAACTGGTGGACAGCAAGGGTATACAATGCCTCGACGCGGTTAATTGGGTGAATTTTTCACTGGCCGGCGATGGTAAATTGCTGGACGATCTGGGTACATCAAGCGGATCGCGGAAGGTGCAGGTATATAATGGCCGCGCTATCATCAGCCTAAAAACTAATGGCGGTAAAAGCGTAGTTGGGGTGGCTTCGCCCGGGCTGCAAAGCGTATTTATAAACCTTTAA
- a CDS encoding glycoside hydrolase family 95 protein, which translates to MKHLPKIIGTIAGALFIQITIAQSNDANLKLWYNKPANAWEEALPLGNATTGAMVFGRVNIERYQLNDHTLWSGGPVPGNNPQGPAHLPEVRQAVFDGDYNKAALLWKKYLQGPYSARYLPLADLFLNFNLKDSTAANYYRNLDLNTATATVKYNIGGVNYQRETFISYPGRVMAVHITADKKRAINFTAKLTSKLHFTTSPQGGNLLVLKGKAPKYVANRADEKDQVLYGDPNGEGMNFQVDLKIKNVGGKVSAAGDGLQVTGADDVTLYLTEATSYNGFDKSPGLNGKNPAIEANANLTKASGQTFTQLRAAHIADYQRLFKRVKFDLDTNPGMAKMPTDERLKNFKPANPDKQLQTLYYQFGRYLLISSSRPGTPPANLQGIWSDAVQPPWGSNYTTNINTEMNYWLAENTNLSECHQPLFDFLKELTVNGAVTAKTNYNINEGWVEHHNSDIWAKTSTVGNYEVDPKAAQRWSAWPMGGAWMSLHLYDHYLFTGDKKFLKETGYPIMKGAALFMLNWLVTDPKTGLLVTNPSTSPENTMKKDGKQYEVSMATTMDMSIIRELFSNCINSANALGIDAGFVQRVKSAYAKLYPFHIGQEGQLQEWFGDFDDPKDTHRHISHIFSLFPGRQISVFNTPDLAAAAKQSMIFRGDVSTGWSMAWKVNWWARLHDGNHAYKILGAAFNYMNPLEQKETMGGGGTYPNLFDAHPPFQIDGNFGGTAGMTEMLLQSQNGELELLPALPDAWPSGTIKGIKARGNFEVSMKWDKGTLTNATILSNNGGNCRLRTPVPVKVLGAVSVKARGNNINPLVQVPVVPVYEKNNKNALADITFNKGYVIDFKTEKGKSYTIVAQ; encoded by the coding sequence ATGAAACATCTGCCTAAAATAATAGGGACAATTGCCGGCGCATTATTTATACAAATAACAATCGCCCAAAGCAATGATGCTAACCTGAAATTGTGGTATAATAAGCCCGCTAACGCCTGGGAAGAAGCATTGCCTTTAGGGAATGCCACTACAGGCGCCATGGTATTTGGCCGTGTAAACATAGAACGCTACCAACTGAACGATCATACGTTATGGTCGGGCGGGCCGGTGCCGGGGAACAACCCACAGGGGCCAGCACATTTACCCGAAGTACGCCAGGCAGTGTTTGACGGTGATTATAATAAGGCTGCATTGCTTTGGAAAAAATACCTTCAAGGTCCGTATTCAGCCCGTTACCTGCCGCTGGCCGATCTGTTCCTGAACTTTAATTTAAAGGACAGTACCGCTGCAAATTACTACCGTAACCTGGATTTAAATACGGCTACGGCCACAGTAAAATATAATATTGGGGGCGTGAATTATCAGCGCGAAACCTTTATCAGTTATCCCGGCAGGGTAATGGCAGTACATATTACCGCCGATAAAAAAAGGGCGATTAATTTTACTGCAAAACTTACCAGCAAGCTGCATTTTACCACGTCGCCACAAGGCGGCAACTTACTGGTATTAAAAGGAAAAGCACCAAAGTATGTGGCTAACCGCGCCGATGAAAAAGACCAGGTATTATATGGCGACCCCAATGGCGAGGGCATGAATTTTCAGGTTGATTTGAAGATTAAAAATGTGGGTGGTAAGGTGAGCGCCGCAGGGGACGGTTTACAAGTTACTGGTGCCGACGATGTGACATTGTATTTAACTGAAGCCACCAGCTATAACGGCTTTGATAAATCGCCGGGATTGAACGGCAAGAACCCCGCAATTGAAGCTAATGCCAATTTAACAAAGGCATCGGGCCAAACCTTTACACAGTTAAGGGCAGCGCACATTGCCGATTACCAGCGCTTATTTAAACGGGTTAAATTTGATTTGGATACTAACCCGGGCATGGCAAAAATGCCGACTGACGAGCGCCTGAAAAATTTCAAACCAGCTAATCCTGATAAGCAATTACAAACGCTGTATTATCAGTTTGGCCGTTACTTGCTTATCTCCAGCTCGCGCCCGGGTACACCGCCCGCTAATTTGCAGGGTATCTGGAGCGACGCCGTGCAGCCGCCATGGGGCAGTAACTATACTACCAACATTAATACCGAAATGAATTACTGGCTGGCCGAGAATACCAATCTTTCAGAGTGCCACCAGCCGTTGTTTGATTTTTTAAAGGAATTAACAGTTAACGGCGCTGTTACCGCTAAAACAAACTATAACATTAACGAGGGCTGGGTAGAGCATCACAACTCGGATATCTGGGCAAAAACATCAACCGTAGGGAACTACGAAGTTGACCCTAAGGCCGCGCAACGCTGGTCGGCATGGCCGATGGGCGGTGCCTGGATGAGTTTGCACTTGTACGATCATTACCTGTTTACGGGCGATAAAAAATTCCTGAAGGAAACAGGCTACCCAATAATGAAAGGCGCGGCCCTTTTTATGCTTAACTGGCTGGTAACCGATCCCAAAACGGGCTTGCTGGTCACCAATCCATCTACCTCACCCGAAAACACGATGAAGAAGGATGGCAAGCAATACGAAGTAAGTATGGCTACTACCATGGATATGTCTATCATCCGTGAATTGTTCAGTAACTGCATCAATTCGGCTAATGCATTGGGTATTGATGCCGGTTTTGTGCAGCGGGTAAAGTCGGCATATGCTAAACTATACCCCTTCCACATTGGGCAGGAGGGACAGTTGCAGGAGTGGTTCGGCGATTTTGACGACCCGAAAGATACGCACCGCCATATTTCACATATTTTCAGTTTATTCCCTGGCAGGCAAATCTCGGTGTTTAACACACCCGACTTGGCAGCTGCGGCTAAGCAATCTATGATCTTCCGCGGCGATGTAAGCACAGGCTGGTCAATGGCCTGGAAGGTGAACTGGTGGGCGCGCCTGCACGATGGCAACCATGCTTATAAAATTTTAGGGGCAGCATTTAATTATATGAACCCATTGGAGCAAAAAGAAACGATGGGCGGCGGGGGCACTTACCCTAACTTGTTTGATGCCCATCCCCCGTTCCAGATTGACGGTAACTTTGGCGGCACTGCCGGCATGACCGAAATGCTGCTGCAAAGCCAAAATGGCGAGTTAGAGCTATTGCCTGCTCTACCCGATGCCTGGCCCAGCGGCACTATTAAAGGGATCAAAGCCCGCGGCAATTTTGAAGTAAGCATGAAATGGGATAAGGGTACACTTACTAATGCCACCATCCTATCTAATAATGGCGGAAATTGTCGCCTGCGTACGCCTGTGCCGGTGAAGGTTTTGGGTGCTGTGTCTGTTAAAGCAAGAGGAAATAATATCAACCCGCTTGTACAGGTACCAGTTGTGCCGGTTTATGAAAAAAACAATAAAAATGCACTGGCTGATATCACCTTTAACAAAGGATATGTGATAGATTTTAAAACTGAAAAGGGAAAGAGTTATACCATTGTAGCACAGTAA
- a CDS encoding alpha-L-fucosidase yields MKKVCVIIILFISSALTDAQDRAAWMQTAKFGVMTHYLPDWLKQTEKLNIDVKKWNELVDHFDVDGLADQVKSVGANYMIFTIGQNSGFYVSPNKTYDRIVGISLTKCSRRDLIADLADAMHKRGLKFMVYLPSGAPNGDSVAKKALQWQNGAHPNKEFQSNWEQIIREWSVRWGNKVDGWWFDGCYWPNVMYRGESAPNFKSFAAAARAGNPNSAIGFNMGVMYRITSGTPYEDYIAGEINKDDQLSINKPYDGKIDGVQIHVLSFLGEKWGMGNPRFTTAQVIGYSQKLWDVKGSMTWDAPIQSNGHIYQPFIDQLTEVGKALKK; encoded by the coding sequence ATGAAAAAGGTTTGTGTGATAATTATACTGTTTATCTCATCGGCGCTGACCGATGCGCAAGACCGTGCAGCCTGGATGCAAACGGCCAAATTTGGCGTAATGACCCATTACCTGCCCGATTGGCTTAAACAAACCGAAAAGCTAAACATCGATGTAAAAAAATGGAACGAACTTGTCGATCATTTTGATGTGGATGGCTTAGCCGACCAGGTAAAATCTGTGGGTGCTAATTATATGATATTTACCATAGGGCAAAACTCGGGCTTCTACGTATCGCCTAATAAAACTTACGACCGGATAGTCGGGATCAGTCTCACAAAATGCTCGCGCCGCGATTTGATTGCCGATTTGGCCGATGCCATGCATAAACGCGGGTTAAAATTTATGGTATACCTGCCATCGGGTGCACCCAATGGCGATTCAGTTGCTAAAAAAGCCTTGCAGTGGCAAAACGGGGCGCATCCTAACAAGGAATTTCAAAGCAACTGGGAGCAAATTATCAGGGAGTGGTCGGTACGCTGGGGTAATAAGGTAGATGGCTGGTGGTTTGATGGCTGTTATTGGCCTAATGTGATGTATCGCGGCGAATCGGCCCCGAATTTTAAAAGTTTTGCCGCTGCCGCGCGTGCCGGTAACCCTAATAGTGCCATAGGTTTTAATATGGGGGTAATGTATCGTATTACCAGTGGTACACCTTACGAAGATTATATTGCCGGAGAGATAAATAAAGATGACCAACTAAGTATTAACAAACCTTATGACGGGAAAATTGACGGCGTGCAAATTCACGTTCTCAGTTTTTTGGGCGAGAAATGGGGAATGGGCAACCCGCGTTTTACAACAGCGCAAGTTATCGGCTACAGCCAAAAGTTATGGGATGTGAAAGGCAGCATGACCTGGGATGCGCCCATACAAAGCAACGGGCATATTTACCAGCCCTTTATTGATCAGCTAACCGAAGTAGGTAAAGCGTTAAAAAAATAG
- a CDS encoding RagB/SusD family nutrient uptake outer membrane protein produces MKKILNIAACVSMIVLIGSCKKDVSLNSLDQASPDTYFHSGKDITATIAGIYASFQVEMIGSGSTAKSSAYDDANIGGFYHYWGEGRSDNFDRSQYPNSIINELAANNLTYTDAATDWAGLYRTIFRANIAIKYVPQVIKYDNTVTPTTINNALAQAYAMRAESYFYIVRLWGDAVIWKEPYLDITQQATRPRSPQAKVIDSVIIPDLLNAYKLQQTQQTPVVWTIGEGAICAILADVYMWKHDYVNAKLWMENLWKAKGPTGKAYTGGTATTLEPAATWKNVFLTPTASSEPIWSIAWDYTVNGCACIPPAVQNNNNPIKVDSLLQANWKKNKTDIRMLQTIDTLTTTGHADKMYKYYPFQVNVLTKAQGFDPNFTNIYLPMYRLADMYLLYAEAVNQLGDLPTALKYLNYIHFRATGVNYPATQFTTKAAMEDAILQERQWELYGEGKRWFDLVRTNKVQTVMDPILIRRQRNAGSPQVGFGNPQKILWPVSQSALHANNLLTQNPGY; encoded by the coding sequence ATGAAAAAAATATTAAATATTGCGGCCTGTGTAAGTATGATTGTACTTATTGGCAGCTGTAAAAAAGATGTTTCCCTTAACTCGCTTGACCAGGCATCGCCCGATACCTATTTTCACAGCGGTAAGGATATCACTGCTACTATTGCAGGTATATATGCCTCATTTCAAGTAGAAATGATAGGCAGTGGCAGCACTGCTAAAAGTAGCGCGTATGATGATGCTAATATTGGCGGCTTTTACCATTACTGGGGCGAAGGCAGGTCTGATAATTTTGACCGTTCTCAATATCCCAATTCCATTATTAATGAATTGGCGGCAAATAACCTTACTTATACCGATGCCGCGACAGATTGGGCGGGCCTTTACCGTACTATATTCAGGGCCAATATTGCCATTAAATATGTTCCGCAGGTTATAAAATATGATAACACGGTTACGCCAACTACTATTAATAATGCATTAGCCCAGGCTTATGCTATGCGTGCCGAAAGTTATTTTTACATTGTAAGGCTATGGGGCGATGCGGTAATATGGAAAGAACCTTATCTTGATATTACACAACAGGCCACAAGGCCACGTTCGCCGCAGGCTAAAGTAATAGATTCGGTTATTATCCCCGACCTGTTAAATGCTTATAAACTACAGCAAACACAGCAAACACCTGTGGTATGGACCATTGGCGAAGGTGCAATTTGTGCCATACTGGCTGATGTTTACATGTGGAAACATGATTATGTGAATGCTAAACTGTGGATGGAAAACCTGTGGAAAGCAAAAGGGCCAACCGGAAAAGCGTACACGGGAGGAACGGCTACTACCCTTGAACCAGCCGCTACGTGGAAAAATGTTTTTTTAACCCCGACCGCCTCAAGTGAACCTATCTGGAGTATAGCCTGGGATTATACCGTGAATGGTTGTGCCTGTATACCGCCGGCCGTGCAAAATAACAATAACCCTATTAAAGTAGATTCATTATTGCAGGCTAACTGGAAAAAGAATAAAACAGATATACGCATGCTGCAAACTATTGATACATTAACTACTACTGGCCACGCAGATAAAATGTATAAATATTATCCTTTCCAGGTAAATGTCCTTACTAAGGCGCAAGGCTTCGACCCGAATTTTACTAATATTTATTTACCAATGTACCGCCTGGCCGATATGTATTTATTGTATGCCGAAGCAGTAAACCAATTAGGGGATTTACCTACAGCACTTAAATATCTGAACTATATACACTTTAGGGCAACCGGTGTAAACTATCCAGCAACGCAATTCACAACAAAAGCCGCCATGGAAGATGCTATTTTGCAGGAAAGACAATGGGAGCTATATGGCGAGGGCAAACGCTGGTTTGATTTGGTACGTACTAATAAAGTACAAACTGTAATGGATCCTATCCTTATCCGCCGTCAGCGTAATGCAGGCAGTCCGCAGGTAGGTTTTGGCAATCCACAAAAGATCTTGTGGCCTGTTAGCCAATCAGCTTTGCATGCTAATAATTTATTAACTCAAAACCCTGGCTATTAA